From a single Opisthocomus hoazin isolate bOpiHoa1 chromosome 6, bOpiHoa1.hap1, whole genome shotgun sequence genomic region:
- the NPS gene encoding neuropeptide S: MTFVCSGYPVVPSMTSNPFYLNCQLYGKSDYCLILLKNCLAKVGRTEELAFLKPYLEMPLNKRSFRNGVGSGIKKTSFRRAKS, translated from the exons ATGACATTTGTGTGCTCGGGTTACCCAGTTGTCCCTTCCATG acCAGCAATCCTTTTTATTTGAATTGCCAGCTGTATGGAAAATCTGATTACTGCCTCATCCTGCTGAAGAACTGCTTAGCCAAGGTGGGCAGGACTGAAGAACTGGCTTTTTTGAAGCCTTACCTGGAGATGCCTCTCAATAAAAGGTCCTTTCGCAACGGTGTTGgatcaggaattaaaaaaacttcCTTTCGAAGAGCAAAGTCGTAA